Proteins from a genomic interval of Panthera tigris isolate Pti1 chromosome A2, P.tigris_Pti1_mat1.1, whole genome shotgun sequence:
- the TUBB4A gene encoding tubulin beta-4A chain: MREIVHLQAGQCGNQIGAKFWEVISDEHGIDPTGTYHGDSDLQLERINVYYNEATGGNYVPRAVLVDLEPGTMDSVRSGPFGQIFRPDNFVFGQSGAGNNWAKGHYTEGAELVDAVLDVVRKEAESCDCLQGFQLTHSLGGGTGSGMGTLLISKIREEFPDRIMNTFSVVPSPKVSDTVVEPYNATLSVHQLVENTDETYCIDNEALYDICFRTLKLTTPTYGDLNHLVSATMSGVTTCLRFPGQLNADLRKLAVNMVPFPRLHFFMPGFAPLTSRGSQQYRALTVPELTQQMFDAKNMMAACDPRHGRYLTVAAVFRGRMSMKEVDEQMLSVQSKNSSYFVEWIPNNVKTAVCDIPPRGLKMAATFIGNSTAIQELFKRISEQFTAMFRRKAFLHWYTGEGMDEMEFTEAESNMNDLVSEYQQYQDATAEEGEFEEEAEEEVA; the protein is encoded by the exons ATGCGGGAAATCGTGCACCTGCAGGCCGGCCAGTGCGGCAACCAGATCGGAGCCAAG TTTTGGGAGGTGATCAGTGATGAGCACGGCATCGACCCCACCGGCACATACCACGGAGACAGTGACCTGCAGCTGGAGAGAATCAACGTGTACTACAACGAGGCCACAG GAGGAAATTATGTTCCCAGAGCCGTGCTGGTGGACCTGGAGCCGGGCACCATGGACTCTGTCCGCTCTGGCCCCTTCGGCCAGATCTTCCGGCCCGACAACTTTGTTTTTG GCCAGTCGGGAGCCGGCAACAACTGGGCCAAGGGCCATTACACGGAGGGCGCCGAGCTGGTGGACGCCGTCCTGGACGTGGTGCGCAAGGAGGCCGAGAGTTGTGACTGCCTGCAGGGCTTCCAGCTGACCCACTCGCTGGGCGGGGGCACGGGGTCCGGGATGGGCACCCTCCTCATCAGCAAGATCCGCGAGGAGTTCCCCGACCGGATCATGAACACCTTCAGCGTGGTGCCGTCGCCCAAGGTGTCGGACACGGTGGTGGAACCCTACAACGCCACGCTGTCGGTGCACCAGCTGGTGGAGAACACGGACGAGACGTACTGCATCGACAACGAGGCCCTGTACGACATCTGCTTCCGCACCCTGAAGCTGACCACGCCCACCTACGGCGACCTCAACCACCTGGTGTCGGCCACCATGAGCGGCGTCACCACCTGCCTGCGCTTCCCGGGCCAGCTGAACGCCGACCTGCGCAAGCTGGCCGTGAACATGGTGCCCTTCCCGCGCCTGCACTTCTTCATGCCGGGCTTCGCGCCGCTCACCAGCCGCGGCAGCCAGCAGTACCGCGCGCTCACGGTGCCCGAGCTCACGCAGCAGATGTTCGACGCCAAGAACATGATGGCCGCGTGCGACCCGCGCCACGGCCGCTACCTGACGGTGGCCGCCGTGTTCCGCGGCCGCATGTCCATGAAGGAGGTGGACGAGCAGATGCTGAGCGTGCAGAGCAAGAACAGCAGCTACTTCGTCGAGTGGATCCCCAACAACGTCAAGACCGCCGTGTGCGACATCCCGCCGCGCGGCCTCAAGATGGCCGCCACCTTCATCGGCAACAGCACGGCCATCCAGGAGCTGTTCAAGCGCATCTCGGAGCAGTTCACGGCCATGTTCCGGCGCAAGGCCTTCCTGCACTGGTACACGGGCGAGGGCATGGACGAGATGGAGTTCACCGAGGCCGAGAGCAACATGAACGACCTGGTGTCCGAGTACCAGCAGTACCAGGACGCCACGGCCGAGGAGGGCGAGTtcgaggaggaggcggaggaggaggtggcctag
- the TNFSF9 gene encoding tumor necrosis factor ligand superfamily member 9, which yields MCPRADAVPDPEAQRPPAPPGPACRPLPWALSVALLLLLLLAGTCAACWLSAWVAPAASAAPGPSLPRVPEQPPDARARLPDSPQAVFAQLVAQDVQLTEGPLRWYSDPALAGVFLGPGLSYDQHSRELMVAEPGVYYVFLHLKLQRVVSSFGSGSVSVALHLQPLGAGAAALALTLDLPPPSSKAPDSASGFRSSLLHLGPGQRLGVHLRAEAGAHPAWQLAQGATILGLFRVATKVPAGLSLPPWPIDTGPGYPPPDRE from the exons ATGTGCCCCCGCGCCGACGCCGTCCCGGACCCCGAGGCCCAGCGGCCGCCCGCGCCCCCCGGCCCCGCCTGCCGCCCGCTGCCCTGGGCCCTCAGCGTcgcgctgctgctgctgctgctgctcgcCGGCACCTGCGCCGCCTGCTGGCTCAGCGCCTGGGTCGCGCCCGCGGCCTCCGCGGCGCCCGGCCCCAGCCTCCCCCGCGTCCCCGAGCAGCCGCCCGACGCCCGCGCCCGCCTCCCCGACTCTCCGCAG GCCGTGTTCGCGCAGCTGGTGGCCCAAGATG tACAGCTGACTGAAGGGCCCCTGCGCTGGTACAGCGACCCAGCCCTGGCAGGGGTGTTCCTGGGGCCTGGCCTGAGCTACGACCAGCACTCGCGGGAGCTGATGGTGGCAGAGCCTGGCGTCTACTATGTTTTCTTGCACCTGAAGCTGCAGCGGGTGGTATCCAGCTTCGGCTCGGGCTCTGTCTCCGTCGCCCTGCACCTGCAGCCCCTGGGCGCTGGGGCTGCGGCCCTGGCCCTGACCTTGGACCTGCCGCCTCCATCCTCCAAAGCCCCGGACTCGGCCTCTGGTTTCCGAAGCAGCCTGCTGCACCTGGGCCCAGGCCAGCGCCTGGGCGTTCACCTGCGCGCAGAGGCGGGGGCACACCCTGCCTGGCAGCTTGCGCAGGGCGCCACGATCTTGGGCCTCTTCCGAGTGGCCACCAAAGTCCCTGCTGGACTCTCCCTGCCGCCATGGCCCATTGACACTGGGCCCGGGTACCCCCCACCGGACAGAGAATGA